The following coding sequences are from one Beggiatoa alba B18LD window:
- a CDS encoding thiazole synthase, whose translation MSTTYTPPADPLVLDGVTYKSRLLVGTGKYKDLEQTRQAIEASGAEIVTVAIRRTNIGQKPDEPNLLDVIPPKRYTILPNTAGCYTVDDAVRTCRLARELLDGHSLVKLEVLGDEKTLFPNIIDTLKAVEILIKEDFKIMVYTNDDPIVAKQLEEMGCIAVMPLAAPIGSGLGIRNPLNILTIVENAKVPILVDAGVGTASHAAEAMELGCDGVLMNTAIAGAKNPVLMGYAMRQAIEAGRAAYLAGRIPPKRFASASSPLEGLFF comes from the coding sequence ATGAGCACCACCTACACTCCGCCCGCTGACCCTTTAGTGCTTGATGGCGTTACTTATAAATCCCGCTTATTAGTTGGAACTGGTAAATACAAAGACTTAGAACAAACCCGTCAAGCGATAGAAGCCAGTGGCGCGGAGATTGTCACTGTTGCGATTCGTCGCACCAATATTGGACAAAAGCCCGACGAGCCTAATTTACTCGATGTGATTCCGCCAAAACGTTACACCATTCTGCCCAATACCGCAGGATGCTACACCGTTGACGATGCCGTCAGAACTTGCCGTTTAGCTCGTGAACTTTTAGACGGACATAGCCTTGTTAAACTAGAAGTATTAGGCGATGAAAAAACCTTATTTCCCAATATCATCGATACGTTAAAAGCCGTTGAAATCTTAATCAAAGAAGATTTTAAAATCATGGTTTATACCAATGATGACCCGATTGTCGCAAAACAATTGGAAGAAATGGGATGTATTGCGGTTATGCCACTTGCCGCCCCAATTGGTAGCGGTTTAGGTATTCGTAACCCGCTAAATATTCTTACTATTGTTGAAAATGCCAAAGTGCCTATTTTAGTAGATGCAGGGGTTGGCACAGCGTCACACGCAGCGGAAGCGATGGAATTAGGGTGTGATGGGGTCTTAATGAATACGGCGATTGCAGGCGCGAAAAATCCTGTATTGATGGGCTACGCCATGCGCCAAGCGATAGAAGCAGGACGTGCGGCATATTTAGCAGGACGCATTCCGCCGAAACGCTTTGCCTCCGCTTCTTCACCGTTAGAAGGGTTGTTTTTTTAA
- a CDS encoding Panacea domain-containing protein has product MFNKRKVAQMAAFFLNKSSDKRMPHLKLMKLLYLADREAVKQFGFSISHDMFVAMPHGPVLSQTLDLINGYDQSSEYDQSSEWESWISDKENHEVSLHKLFSYDNELDELSQAELAVLTDIWAEFGEMDQWTIRDWTHDNCPEWHDPHGSSYPIDFEKLAYAVGFDANIAQELKQAVEVEKQIEQFFNQL; this is encoded by the coding sequence ATGTTTAATAAACGTAAAGTTGCACAAATGGCAGCTTTTTTTCTGAATAAGAGTTCAGATAAACGAATGCCTCATTTAAAGTTAATGAAATTGCTTTACCTTGCTGACCGTGAAGCAGTTAAACAGTTTGGTTTTTCTATTTCTCATGATATGTTCGTCGCTATGCCTCATGGTCCCGTACTCTCGCAAACTTTGGATTTAATAAACGGTTATGACCAATCCAGTGAGTATGACCAATCCAGTGAGTGGGAAAGTTGGATTTCAGATAAAGAAAATCATGAAGTTTCTCTGCATAAATTGTTTTCTTATGACAACGAGCTGGATGAGTTGAGTCAAGCTGAATTAGCGGTACTCACAGATATATGGGCAGAATTTGGTGAGATGGATCAATGGACTATACGTGATTGGACACATGATAATTGTCCTGAGTGGCATGATCCACATGGCTCATCCTATCCAATTGATTTTGAGAAATTAGCGTATGCAGTTGGTTTTGATGCTAATATTGCGCAGGAGTTGAAACAAGCTGTTGAAGTGGAAAAACAAATTGAGCAGTTTTTTAATCAGCTATGA
- the lexA gene encoding transcriptional repressor LexA has product MNKHIIETTTMEELTSRQRQVWEFIVQQIDSTRMPPTRAEITRAFGFNSPNSAEQHLQALAKKGYIELLAGSSRGIRLLKGIGLPVIGRVAAGQPIMAEQHVEGRYQLDESLFHPRADYLLRVQGMSMRDVGILDGDLLAVHRTEKASNGQIVVARVDGNEVTVKRFQQQAHEVRLLPENTDFEPIIVDLRTQHLVIEGLGVGIIRSHQIS; this is encoded by the coding sequence GTGAATAAACACATAATCGAGACCACCACTATGGAAGAATTAACCAGCCGTCAAAGACAAGTTTGGGAGTTTATCGTACAACAGATAGATAGCACCCGTATGCCCCCAACCCGTGCGGAAATTACTCGCGCTTTTGGGTTCAACTCGCCCAACTCCGCCGAACAACATTTACAAGCCCTTGCAAAAAAAGGCTACATCGAATTGCTTGCGGGGTCATCACGTGGCATCCGCCTTTTAAAAGGTATCGGTTTACCCGTTATCGGGCGTGTTGCTGCGGGTCAGCCCATTATGGCAGAACAACACGTCGAAGGACGTTATCAACTGGACGAATCCCTATTTCATCCCCGTGCTGATTACTTGTTACGTGTTCAAGGGATGAGTATGCGCGATGTTGGTATTTTAGACGGTGATTTATTAGCCGTACATCGCACAGAAAAAGCCAGTAACGGACAAATTGTTGTTGCCCGTGTAGATGGCAATGAAGTCACTGTAAAACGGTTTCAACAACAAGCCCATGAAGTGCGTCTATTACCCGAAAATACAGATTTTGAACCCATTATTGTCGATTTGCGTACACAACATCTTGTTATTGAAGGATTAGGCGTGGGCATTATTCGCAGTCATCAAATTTCATAA
- the thiE gene encoding thiamine phosphate synthase → MGHHLRGLYVITDSLLLPTTAQLVARVAASIRGGASVVQYRDKSTDSEKRFAEAQALRALCAQHGVIFIVNDDVVLAKAVNADGVHIGEDDGELAQARAVLGEQAMIGVSCYASLERAQTMQANGADYVAFGSFFPSPTKPDASPVSLNVLRLARQQLTCPIIAIGGITPENGGTLVEAGADMLSVVSGVFATSDVEAATRRYCALFAK, encoded by the coding sequence ATGGGGCATCATCTGCGGGGTTTATATGTCATTACTGATAGTCTTTTATTACCAACAACAGCACAGTTAGTTGCACGAGTTGCTGCATCTATTCGGGGTGGGGCAAGTGTGGTGCAGTATCGAGATAAAAGTACGGATAGTGAAAAACGGTTCGCGGAAGCGCAGGCATTACGGGCATTGTGCGCACAGCATGGCGTTATTTTTATTGTAAATGATGATGTTGTGCTGGCAAAAGCGGTGAATGCGGACGGGGTGCATATTGGGGAAGACGATGGCGAATTAGCGCAGGCACGGGCGGTTTTGGGTGAGCAGGCGATGATAGGGGTGTCATGTTATGCCAGTTTGGAACGGGCGCAAACTATGCAGGCAAATGGCGCGGATTATGTGGCGTTTGGGAGTTTTTTCCCATCGCCGACAAAACCCGATGCAAGCCCTGTGAGTCTTAATGTGTTGCGTTTAGCGCGTCAGCAGTTGACTTGCCCTATTATCGCTATTGGTGGGATTACGCCAGAGAATGGGGGCACGTTGGTAGAGGCAGGAGCAGATATGTTATCTGTTGTGAGTGGGGTTTTTGCAACATCTGATGTAGAGGCTGCAACACGGCGTTATTGTGCGTTGTTTGCAAAATAG
- a CDS encoding TRAP transporter large permease, with the protein MELDQILALSMFLSFILLLFTGFPVAWILGGLAVIFSAISIFISANYDVDVFIIETWAETSLIVERIWDIMNNWVLVALPMFVFMGLMLDRSGMAEQLMSNLVKLFGRVRGGYAITVALIGLLLAASTGIIGASVTLLALLALPPMLEQRYSKELACGTICAVGTLGILIPPSIMLVLMADRLSLPAGDLFLGALFPGLLLGVLFILYILIISYLKPELAPLPNNIEPITLALVGRALLAVLPPAFLILAVLGSIFMGIATPTEASGVGAFGATLLALFKGRLTFSILKDVAIETTKTTAFIFAIFVGATAYSLVLRGLGGDELVASALKALPFSGDGIVITILVVVFILGFFLDWVEITLIVLPLVAPVIQDLGFDLVWFTVVFAVCLQTSFLTPPVGFALFYLKGVAPPEIRIGHVYRGVVPFILLQISGLAITYMWKDLVLWLPSVAYG; encoded by the coding sequence ATGGAACTTGATCAGATTCTAGCCTTGTCGATGTTTTTGTCATTTATCCTTTTATTATTTACGGGTTTTCCTGTTGCGTGGATACTTGGTGGTTTGGCGGTTATTTTTAGCGCGATATCTATTTTTATCAGTGCAAATTATGATGTTGATGTCTTTATTATCGAAACTTGGGCGGAAACGTCGCTGATTGTCGAGCGTATTTGGGACATCATGAATAATTGGGTATTGGTCGCCTTACCCATGTTCGTTTTTATGGGCTTGATGCTAGACCGTTCAGGCATGGCAGAACAATTAATGAGTAATTTAGTGAAATTGTTCGGACGAGTGCGTGGCGGTTATGCGATTACGGTGGCTTTAATTGGGCTATTGCTCGCTGCTTCTACAGGGATTATTGGCGCGTCAGTCACCTTATTGGCTTTATTAGCCTTACCGCCCATGCTAGAACAGCGTTATAGCAAAGAATTAGCCTGTGGCACAATTTGCGCGGTAGGCACATTAGGGATTTTAATCCCACCCAGCATCATGTTGGTGTTAATGGCTGACCGCTTATCTTTACCTGCAGGAGATTTATTTTTAGGAGCACTCTTTCCAGGGCTACTATTGGGTGTTTTATTTATCCTTTACATTCTCATCATTTCCTATCTAAAACCAGAGCTTGCCCCATTACCAAACAATATAGAACCCATCACGCTGGCACTGGTTGGGCGGGCATTATTAGCAGTTTTACCACCTGCATTTTTAATTTTAGCGGTTTTAGGCAGTATTTTTATGGGAATAGCAACCCCAACAGAAGCATCAGGCGTGGGCGCGTTTGGAGCAACGTTACTTGCTTTATTCAAAGGACGACTGACTTTTTCAATCTTAAAAGATGTTGCAATAGAAACAACGAAAACGACCGCATTTATTTTTGCAATTTTTGTCGGTGCAACTGCCTATTCTTTAGTCTTACGTGGATTAGGCGGAGATGAATTAGTTGCTAGTGCCTTAAAAGCCCTACCTTTCAGCGGTGATGGCATTGTTATCACCATCTTAGTTGTCGTATTTATCTTAGGATTCTTTTTAGATTGGGTGGAAATTACCCTAATTGTATTGCCACTGGTTGCGCCCGTCATTCAGGATTTAGGCTTTGATTTAGTTTGGTTTACGGTTGTCTTTGCTGTCTGTTTACAAACTTCTTTTTTAACGCCCCCTGTTGGCTTTGCCTTATTTTATTTAAAAGGGGTTGCTCCACCAGAAATACGCATAGGGCATGTTTATCGTGGTGTAGTTCCCTTTATTCTGCTACAAATATCAGGACTTGCGATTACTTACATGTGGAAAGATTTAGTATTATGGTTGCCTAGTGTGGCGTATGGGTAA
- a CDS encoding Rpn family recombination-promoting nuclease/putative transposase, translating into MPANPPKSPKKPRDKSEKKKPEHDPSYKRFFSHPEMVKDLLEGFVAEEWVKELDFKTLEKVSGQFTSHDLRSRDNDVIWRINWRDKWLYIYILLEFQSSVDKYMSVRFMVYIGLLYQDLLDAKLIDGKLPPVLPIVLYNGQARWNMPLNVSELIEPSPLQKYQPQLHYLLIDEGIYNPTELSNLHNLVAALFRLEKAQTEQEVSEVINLLVTWLQEPAQLEIRKAFATWLGRVYLPHHLPEAIVPELIDLQEINVMLAERVANWYESGIQKGLQQGKLEGLIEGEAKGEAKGEIKGEIKGIKTALLAILTMRFGEVSPETKQAIEAIQKLEHLEQLMRQAIIVDSLITFQQLLFPTH; encoded by the coding sequence ATGCCCGCCAACCCCCCAAAGTCGCCGAAAAAACCACGTGACAAAAGCGAGAAAAAAAAGCCCGAACACGACCCCAGCTATAAACGCTTTTTCTCCCATCCTGAGATGGTAAAAGACCTGCTAGAAGGCTTTGTCGCAGAAGAATGGGTTAAAGAACTAGACTTTAAAACCCTAGAAAAAGTCAGCGGACAATTTACCAGCCACGACCTCCGAAGCCGTGACAACGACGTAATATGGCGAATTAACTGGCGCGACAAATGGCTATACATCTACATCCTGCTAGAATTTCAATCCAGCGTCGACAAATACATGTCGGTACGCTTCATGGTTTATATCGGCTTACTCTATCAAGACTTATTAGATGCCAAACTCATTGATGGCAAACTTCCCCCTGTATTGCCTATCGTCCTCTACAATGGACAAGCCAGATGGAATATGCCGTTAAACGTTTCCGAATTAATAGAACCTTCACCTCTTCAAAAATATCAACCTCAACTACACTATTTACTCATAGACGAAGGGATATATAACCCCACAGAATTATCGAACTTACACAACCTTGTCGCGGCACTCTTTCGCTTAGAAAAAGCCCAAACAGAACAAGAAGTGTCTGAAGTGATTAATTTACTCGTCACATGGCTACAAGAACCCGCACAACTAGAAATTAGAAAAGCCTTTGCGACATGGTTAGGGCGTGTTTATCTCCCGCATCATCTCCCAGAGGCAATAGTCCCAGAATTAATAGACTTACAGGAGATAAATGTCATGTTAGCGGAACGTGTCGCAAACTGGTATGAATCGGGCATTCAAAAAGGCTTACAACAAGGCAAACTTGAAGGACTTATTGAAGGAGAAGCAAAAGGAGAAGCAAAAGGGGAAATAAAAGGGGAAATAAAAGGTATCAAAACCGCCTTATTAGCCATCTTAACCATGCGCTTTGGAGAAGTTTCTCCTGAAACCAAACAAGCCATTGAAGCAATTCAAAAACTAGAACACTTAGAACAACTAATGCGTCAAGCCATTATTGTCGATTCTCTGATAACCTTCCAACAACTACTTTTTCCTACGCATTAA
- a CDS encoding response regulator, translated as MIMPISISEQLKTVVTQLINKYKNIEVADQQVLRALCETVIEVEQARDDLEISLETMTEHADTFEKQLVAARNNLEVQVITRTRELAEKNEHLQKEIQQRQRIEEAQRNNLIFLQTLLDSIPSPIFFKNLAGQYLGCNNAFAEMVGTPEENIVGHTVQDIFVKARADKEEENDRILLATKVGQAYEIETEHLDHSVHDYIVHKTHFCSVDGKPAGIVGIMVDITERKRSEAALFKAKEEAEQANRAKSAFLANMSHELRTPLNAIIGYSEILQEDLVDMEGEALIPDVKKIHAAGKHLLGLINDVLDLSKIEAGKMDIFTETFDLGSLVQEVVSTITPLIQKKENTLKVDACDPLGNLHADLTKVRQMLFNLLSNAAKFTEQGQIRLTIRRESRADLDWVIFSVTDQGIGMTHEQIEKLFQPFTQADSSTTRKYGGTGLGLTITKRFAEMMGGGVIVESNYGKGSTFSIHLPAYVITHASEKLLGKNPKAINRTPSNQVLVIDDDAVVRELLQNYIGKLGYRVTTADSGDQGLKLAREIKPDAITLDVMMPGMDGWMVLSALKNDPVLADIPVIVLSMVEEKSLGYSLGATEYITKPIDRDQLGQILSKYLKDQRQQWLLLVEDDKVTQDMISNQLKKAGWQVETADNGKLALDLLATRKPNLILSDLMMPEMDGFELIRRIRETPEIADIPIIVLTAKDITQEDRQQLNNRVEKIFQKSSYQREDLLNELRACLMKVTHTETTTNPA; from the coding sequence ATGATTATGCCAATTTCTATCAGTGAGCAGTTAAAAACAGTTGTAACGCAATTAATCAATAAATACAAGAATATTGAAGTTGCGGATCAGCAAGTCTTGCGTGCGTTATGTGAAACTGTTATTGAGGTCGAGCAAGCCAGAGACGATTTAGAAATTTCTTTAGAAACAATGACAGAGCACGCTGATACATTTGAAAAGCAGTTAGTCGCAGCTCGGAATAATTTAGAAGTACAGGTAATTACACGTACCCGCGAGCTTGCAGAAAAAAATGAACATTTACAGAAAGAAATCCAACAAAGACAACGCATTGAAGAGGCGCAACGTAATAATTTAATTTTTCTACAAACTTTATTAGATAGCATTCCTAGTCCGATTTTTTTCAAAAATTTAGCAGGGCAATATTTAGGGTGCAATAATGCTTTTGCAGAAATGGTCGGTACGCCTGAGGAAAATATTGTTGGGCATACAGTACAAGATATTTTTGTTAAAGCCCGCGCGGATAAGGAAGAAGAAAATGATCGTATTCTATTGGCTACAAAAGTCGGGCAAGCCTATGAAATAGAAACGGAACATTTAGATCATTCTGTGCATGATTATATTGTGCATAAAACCCATTTTTGCAGTGTGGATGGTAAGCCTGCGGGTATCGTCGGCATTATGGTGGATATTACAGAGCGTAAACGCTCTGAAGCTGCCTTATTTAAGGCAAAAGAAGAGGCAGAACAGGCGAACCGTGCAAAAAGTGCTTTTTTAGCCAATATGAGTCATGAACTGCGTACCCCTTTAAATGCGATTATCGGCTATAGCGAGATTTTACAAGAAGATTTGGTTGATATGGAGGGTGAGGCACTGATTCCTGATGTGAAGAAAATTCACGCGGCAGGTAAGCATTTATTGGGTTTAATCAATGATGTATTAGATTTATCAAAAATTGAAGCGGGTAAAATGGATATTTTTACTGAAACCTTTGATTTAGGTAGTTTAGTACAAGAAGTTGTTTCTACGATTACGCCTTTAATTCAGAAGAAAGAGAATACGTTAAAAGTAGATGCTTGCGACCCTTTAGGCAATTTACACGCTGATTTAACCAAAGTACGGCAGATGTTATTTAACCTATTGAGTAATGCTGCTAAATTTACTGAGCAAGGGCAAATTCGCCTCACGATTCGCCGCGAAAGTCGCGCCGATTTAGATTGGGTTATTTTTAGCGTCACAGACCAAGGAATTGGGATGACGCATGAGCAAATAGAGAAGTTATTTCAACCATTTACTCAAGCAGATAGTTCAACCACTCGTAAATATGGTGGTACAGGCTTAGGCTTAACCATCACTAAACGTTTTGCCGAAATGATGGGGGGGGGCGTGATTGTAGAAAGTAATTATGGCAAGGGCAGTACGTTCTCGATTCATTTGCCCGCTTATGTCATTACCCACGCTAGCGAAAAACTCTTAGGCAAGAATCCTAAAGCCATCAATAGAACACCCAGCAATCAAGTGTTAGTGATTGATGATGATGCCGTTGTGCGAGAGTTATTACAGAATTATATTGGTAAGTTAGGGTATCGTGTGACCACTGCGGACAGTGGCGACCAAGGGTTAAAACTTGCCCGAGAAATCAAACCCGACGCGATAACTTTAGATGTGATGATGCCTGGTATGGATGGCTGGATGGTTTTATCTGCCTTAAAAAACGACCCTGTTTTAGCGGATATTCCCGTTATTGTGCTCTCCATGGTAGAAGAAAAAAGTTTAGGCTATTCATTAGGTGCGACGGAGTATATTACCAAGCCCATAGACCGTGACCAATTGGGACAAATATTAAGTAAATATTTAAAAGACCAGCGGCAACAATGGCTTTTGCTTGTCGAAGATGACAAAGTCACGCAAGATATGATTAGTAATCAGTTAAAAAAAGCAGGCTGGCAGGTAGAAACCGCTGATAACGGTAAACTGGCACTAGATTTATTAGCGACCCGTAAACCGAATTTAATCTTATCGGACTTAATGATGCCTGAAATGGATGGCTTTGAATTGATTCGTCGTATTCGTGAAACGCCAGAAATTGCTGATATTCCCATTATCGTACTCACTGCAAAAGATATTACTCAAGAAGACCGTCAACAATTGAATAATCGAGTCGAGAAAATTTTTCAAAAAAGCAGTTATCAACGAGAGGATTTACTCAACGAATTACGCGCTTGCTTAATGAAAGTCACTCATACTGAGACGACAACCAACCCTGCATAA
- the pckA gene encoding phosphoenolpyruvate carboxykinase (ATP) gives MIYKNLQPTKLIELSLKRYETSLSKDGALVAMSGRFTGRAAKDKYIVRDANSEKLVDWGTVNQPISSQQFAQLKARVLEVLDGNDRDSFEMELSVGADPRYAMPLVVRTELAYQALFAQIMFREPQPQYSGNPLLEPFYVYAAPSAKAYPEADGTNSETFIGINFTTREIVIGGTKYCGEIKKSIFTVMNYYLPQLNVMTMHASANTGDDGKSAIFFGLSGTGKTTLSADANRHLIGDDEHGWSDEGVFNFEGGCYAKAIKLSPKAEPEIWAACHQFGTILENVVMDSDTHAIDFDSEKITENTRAAYPIATIANHHPTACAGEPTAIVMLACDAFGVLPPVAKLTAEQAMFYFLSGYTAKVAGTEAGITEPQSTFSACFGGPFMVLHPTRYAELLAERIKRANAACYLVNTGWWKGAYGVGERMPIAMSRRIVNAAISGELASVPFEIDPVFGFQVPTALSGIDSAHLKMVNTWQDKNVYNAQLLKLAKMFLDNFKKYDGKVSDSLKQAGPKLPEVAPVVAVA, from the coding sequence ATGATTTATAAAAACTTACAACCAACCAAATTAATTGAATTATCGTTAAAACGCTATGAAACTTCATTGTCCAAAGATGGCGCATTAGTCGCTATGTCGGGACGCTTTACAGGACGCGCCGCGAAAGATAAATATATCGTCCGCGATGCAAATAGCGAAAAACTGGTCGATTGGGGAACAGTCAACCAACCCATCAGTAGCCAACAATTTGCGCAACTAAAAGCCCGTGTTTTAGAAGTCTTAGATGGGAATGACCGTGACAGTTTCGAAATGGAATTGTCTGTCGGGGCTGACCCACGCTATGCCATGCCTTTAGTAGTACGTACCGAGTTGGCTTATCAAGCCTTGTTTGCGCAAATCATGTTCCGCGAACCACAACCCCAATATTCAGGCAATCCGCTGTTAGAGCCTTTCTATGTTTATGCAGCACCGTCTGCAAAAGCCTATCCTGAAGCCGATGGTACAAATTCAGAAACTTTTATCGGTATCAATTTCACGACTCGAGAAATCGTTATTGGTGGCACAAAATATTGTGGCGAAATCAAAAAATCGATTTTTACCGTCATGAATTATTATTTGCCACAATTGAATGTCATGACCATGCACGCATCTGCAAATACGGGCGATGATGGCAAATCTGCAATATTCTTCGGACTTTCAGGCACAGGAAAAACCACTTTATCCGCTGATGCTAACCGCCATTTAATTGGTGATGACGAACATGGCTGGAGTGATGAGGGCGTTTTTAACTTTGAAGGCGGTTGTTACGCTAAAGCCATTAAATTATCGCCAAAAGCCGAGCCTGAAATTTGGGCAGCCTGCCACCAATTCGGCACAATTTTAGAAAATGTTGTGATGGATTCGGATACGCACGCGATTGATTTTGACTCAGAAAAAATCACCGAAAATACCCGTGCTGCCTATCCCATTGCCACGATTGCCAATCATCACCCCACTGCTTGCGCGGGCGAACCGACCGCGATTGTGATGTTAGCCTGTGATGCTTTTGGCGTATTACCCCCTGTTGCTAAATTAACTGCCGAACAAGCGATGTTCTACTTTCTCAGTGGCTATACGGCTAAAGTTGCAGGCACAGAAGCGGGAATTACCGAACCACAAAGCACTTTTAGTGCTTGCTTTGGTGGACCTTTCATGGTCTTACATCCTACCCGTTACGCAGAATTATTAGCAGAACGAATTAAACGCGCAAATGCTGCTTGTTATCTTGTCAATACAGGCTGGTGGAAAGGGGCTTATGGCGTTGGTGAACGGATGCCAATTGCCATGTCACGACGGATTGTCAACGCAGCAATTTCTGGCGAACTAGCAAGCGTTCCTTTTGAAATCGACCCCGTTTTCGGCTTTCAAGTTCCGACTGCGTTATCAGGCATCGACAGTGCACATTTAAAAATGGTGAACACGTGGCAGGATAAAAATGTTTACAATGCGCAATTATTAAAACTGGCTAAAATGTTCTTAGATAACTTCAAGAAATATGATGGTAAAGTTAGCGACAGCCTTAAACAAGCTGGACCTAAATTACCTGAAGTAGCACCTGTCGTGGCAGTAGCTTAG
- the thiS gene encoding sulfur carrier protein ThiS produces the protein MISRFFNQPMSEPNMQIVVNGEIKTVQEQITVQQLVEQLALTGRRLAIEVNQTIVPRSQFAQYTLQAQDKVEIVHAIGGG, from the coding sequence ATGATAAGCCGATTTTTTAACCAGCCTATGAGTGAACCCAATATGCAAATTGTTGTCAATGGCGAAATAAAAACTGTTCAAGAACAAATAACTGTACAACAGTTAGTCGAACAACTCGCTCTTACAGGTCGCAGGCTTGCTATTGAAGTGAATCAAACTATTGTCCCTCGTAGCCAATTTGCACAATATACCCTACAAGCCCAAGATAAAGTTGAAATTGTTCACGCCATTGGTGGCGGTTAA
- a CDS encoding TRAP transporter small permease subunit encodes MNPPVEPSVTTPSAEEIHFAHIVPAHGLPTNAISARLDGFIRTIGEIASWVWFPLMFVIIINVVMRYALGQGRIELEEIQWHLYSIGFIVGLSYCYQSDSHVRIDILHDRLSLKAQAWIELFGILFFLLPFITLVIIYTVPFVYDAYKINEISQAPGGLPYRWLIKSVLLIGFCLLSIATISRFLRCSSFLFRFPKPLSSTGR; translated from the coding sequence ATGAATCCACCTGTTGAGCCATCCGTCACAACACCGTCAGCGGAAGAAATTCACTTTGCTCATATTGTCCCTGCCCATGGTTTACCTACAAATGCGATTTCTGCCCGCTTAGATGGATTTATTCGTACAATTGGGGAAATTGCATCATGGGTTTGGTTTCCGCTGATGTTTGTCATTATCATCAATGTTGTGATGCGCTACGCATTGGGACAGGGACGTATTGAATTAGAGGAAATTCAATGGCATCTGTACTCTATCGGCTTTATTGTTGGGCTTTCCTACTGTTATCAATCAGATTCACATGTACGCATAGACATTTTGCATGACCGTCTTAGTTTAAAAGCGCAAGCATGGATAGAATTGTTTGGTATTCTCTTCTTTCTCTTACCATTTATCACACTCGTGATTATTTACACTGTCCCCTTTGTGTATGACGCTTATAAAATTAATGAGATTTCACAAGCACCAGGGGGTTTGCCTTATCGCTGGTTGATTAAATCAGTTCTACTCATTGGCTTTTGCCTCTTAAGCATTGCCACCATATCGCGTTTTTTACGCTGTAGCAGTTTTTTATTTCGTTTTCCTAAACCGCTATCATCGACTGGGAGATAA